A window of the Sporichthyaceae bacterium genome harbors these coding sequences:
- the tsaA gene encoding tRNA (N6-threonylcarbamoyladenosine(37)-N6)-methyltransferase TrmO: MSEDATPATADFTLRPIGRVDSPYTRPQHTPEQTLRNARARGRVVLQKRYAAALADLADFDHAWLITWLHQAPPPASDLRIEPLLLRPTTRRIGVFATRYPSRPNPIGLHLVRVLSISGSVLEFAGVDMVHGTPVLDVKPWAQRLDVPGYRLGDNPELDEIRSGWYEQAFTDGAGPDAP; the protein is encoded by the coding sequence TTGTCCGAGGATGCCACGCCGGCGACGGCCGACTTCACCCTGCGTCCGATCGGCCGGGTCGACAGCCCGTACACCCGTCCGCAGCACACCCCGGAGCAGACGCTGCGCAACGCGCGGGCCCGCGGCCGCGTGGTGCTGCAGAAGCGCTACGCGGCGGCGCTGGCGGACCTGGCCGACTTCGACCATGCCTGGTTGATCACCTGGCTGCACCAGGCCCCGCCGCCCGCCAGCGACCTGCGGATCGAACCGCTGCTGCTGCGGCCCACCACCCGCCGGATCGGCGTGTTCGCGACCCGGTACCCCTCGCGCCCGAACCCGATCGGCCTGCACCTGGTCCGGGTGCTGTCGATCAGTGGGTCGGTGCTGGAGTTCGCCGGTGTCGACATGGTCCACGGCACCCCGGTGCTAGACGTCAAACCGTGGGCGCAACGCCTGGACGTGCCCGGCTATCGCCTTGGCGACAACCCCGAACTCGACGAGATCCGCTCCGGCTGGTACGAGCAGGCGTTCACCGACGGCGCCGGGCCGGACGCCCCGTAA